A region of the Candoia aspera isolate rCanAsp1 chromosome 18, rCanAsp1.hap2, whole genome shotgun sequence genome:
CTACCTCACAGCCGTGGGAGAGGACCACCACCACGCAGCAATCCAGGGCGTTGTGATCACACCTGGCCAGGCTCTGCAGCTCCCGAGCCATTTCCTGTGGGTGTTTCCAGGGAgaggaaattaaaagaaatgccAACTCGGATGTTATTCGGAGACGAGCTGCAGACTAGAGGGACTGAATTAACATTTCTGGGAATGGCAGCCTTAATGCAAACTTCTTCCAGACACTctagctgggggtggggggtggccacTAAGGACACTCCACCCAGCAAGAACATCAGCATTCCCACCGCAAGCCCGTTTTGCtttcagcttccaacaagcaacgCAAGGCTCGATTGGAAGGAAGAGGGGTGTCAGGGAAGAGATTCCCCCATACTGTTTTCAAAGCTGCACCCAGCTCTGGAGGGAGGGGCTGTTCCCCTTTTAGCCAGGTATTTGCACCACAGACTCTGTACGGGGAGGGGGCTCAACCGGGCCACCCCGGCTGTCCAGATGCTCCTGAACAACAATGTCCACATCGTGATTATAGAAATACAGATTTTAACTGCATCAGTTTTACCAACCCCTTTCAGAGTTCgtatttttaaattcagaaaaatcagtaacaaattaaaaataaattgactCTGAATTCCAGGAGTGCTGGTGAGGTCAGTTTGAAGGTTCCTCTGAACGCTGTCCAGGATGCTGCAGACACGTTCTGAAGTTCACGTCCTGGCCAGAGGCAGGGGTGAGACTAGATGACCACCAGGTCCCAGACAAGCTCTCTACGGTTTCTATTGTACAGGGCACGCCCCCAGCCCCAGGCTGGGATGCTCACCTCAGCCGTAAGGTCTTCCTTCGTCAAGACCTCAAAATGTAACGCCCGGAACCGCTTTTCCAGCCTACGGCAGTCGAGGTTGGAGCCCAGGCGACACTTCAAATCTGTCTCTTCGTCGAAGTTGACGTTATTGATAATGAGACAGTAGCCACAGGGCTCTGAGTTCAGGAGATAAACCTGTTTTGACATATCAGAGAATTATACCAGCACATCGCCACTCCAGGGTGCTCTCAAACAGGTCCGAAGTGTTTGGTTTAAAAGCAACCCATGCGGGCAGGTTGGATAAGGTTGTAGCTGGAGATTTGTTAACCGGGACGGGCACCCTCAACTGGAGACATCAACATTCTGTGCTGCTGAAAACGTCTCTGTGCGCACAGTGTGTCTGTAGAGACAATTATGGGGGAAGCAACGCATGCTGTGCAGAAAAATCACCCTGTGTTGCTCTTCTTCAGTCCGATGAAAGGTAATTGGCTTTGGATTTTTCTCAGTGAGGAAAACAAGACTCCCGGGAGTTCTCACGCTGATTTAGTGTGATCTCTGTATGGGCAGAGATCATGAGTCTTTCGGTGCCCAACCTATTCTTcttgcccccacccccttttcatcTTCTCTCAAGAGGAGATGAGGAAGGAATTCCTTGGGAGGGGGGACAAGTTTTCATAAGGGGAagtgtgggcagccagggaggtaGAACAAAGTTCTCCCCCAATTTCAACAATcaagaaaagtaaaaaacaaacaaactagcaATCTGAAAGAGAGTCCCAATTCCCCGAGGAATGATGGCAGAAAAACCAAAGTCTCTTTACAGGGGAAGAAATGGCACAACGCTAACTTTAACAGGGATAAAAAGGCAGGGAGTTGCAGGCTTCGCTCCTATCTGCTAATGCTCCTAAGGCAGCCCCCATTTGGGGGGCATTTTCATGTGGGCACTGGGGAACCTGAGGTTAAACTTGGTACCTGTGCCTGCTTGcaagaaatctttaaaaagctGTGTAGAAAAGAAGCAAACTAACCATTTCGGAATCCCTCTTGGGGTTCTCTTCTACAGAACCTGGAGGAGAGAAGGGAAAATAATAAATCCAGTTTGAAGTGTAACATGGTGGTTGAGTCACAGAAGCCCGTGTATGATCCAAGCCACACCTTAGCCAACACCAAGGAGGACTCTGACCCATCTCCCTGGCAGAGAATAGGAAAAAGCTTTGCTTTTCCCATTCTGCAGATTAATTcatcccttccatccttctttcctttttgggCCTAAAAAGGACTCTTCATGTTCTAAAACCTGTTGCAGGCCCAGAAATGTTGAAGAAGctggagggtgggggggaaaggagagagacGATGGAAGAATCTGGATATAAACCAACTGCCAGCAAACAGGTGCCCCTACCCTTGGGGGGGCCAGCATGTGGTTTCTTGGTGCTTCTCGCCCATCCCTTGATCTGAAAAAGGACAATATTCAGTAATATTGTTGTCTTCATGCACTCCTCTCTCCAACCTTCCTTATTCTcccacaaatgttttaaaaaatacatgtattTGGAGTACCACAGCCCCTAAGATTCATTTTAATGAAGCCAAAGCTGGCATTAAAATAACACAGAGTATGTGCCTCAGTTAGCTTAAACCTGATACTCATGTTCATCTATTTTCTTGTTCCTTTCACGTTTTTTCCTCTGAGCTTCACACTGTAAGGCTGGGATCAAGAACAGCCCCATCCTCTGCATTCtggaaactgtattttttttggggggggactaATGGGGTAAAATCCTTCGAATAATTGAGTATTTTCTTCCCTGCTCCCCTCCTTCCGTCTCTTTATGTCTATGTCTACATCACAGCACCTTGAGATAGGATCCTCCTGGAAAGGTTCTTGGTGAAGCGCCACGTGTGTGGATGGCGCCGTCAAAGCTGCAGTAATAATTCCCACTGTAGGAACGAAACGGTGGGACCGGCGCCCACCTCCCCGCACCCAAAACGGCCCCCcctaaaagaaaggaaagatccTGCCGCGTTCAGGGCAcggcaaaggcaaaggcaaaggcaaaggcagGGCGACCCGACGAGCGCGCAAAGCCTTTTACGCCCTTCTCTGCGTCAGCAAGCGACGACGCGCCTCGGGCTGCCGGCCTCTGCAGCTGGGGGGCCCGGAGACCTGGGGGGCCCTGCCGGACCCGCGGGCCCTGCGGAGGCCGGAACCGGCCGGTGGAGCCCCGGGAGCGCGCGGGGGGCAGCTTGCGGGGGGCACGTACGCGGGCGGCTCGCCGGGGCGGGGGGCGGCCTTCCAGCCGGGCGCCGACGGACGTCGCTGGGCCGCGGgtcggggggcggcggcgggcggaCCTCCGGGGGCCCCGGCCGGCCGCTTCCGTCGCTCAGGAGGGCCGCCAGGTCGCCCTGGCCGGTCTCGCGGAGGCACAGGACGAAGTCGGGGAGCGCCCGCCGGCCCCGCGTCTGCAGGTCGGTCACCAGCTGCCGGGCCTGGTCCCGCCGCGCGCCGGCCGCCTGCGGAGGAAGCGAGCGGGCTCGTGGGCGCCTCCCGGGCACGGCGGGGCGcccccgcggccccccccgcCCCGCGGCCGGGCGGTACCTGGATCTCCTCGAGCATCTCGCGGGTGAAGACCGCGCGGCGCAGCAGCGGCGCCCAGAGCGGCTCCACCCGCAGCTCCCGCACCAGCCGCAcccgcgcgcgcagcagccgccgccgGTCCTCCTCCTCCATCGCGGCGCCGGCCTCGCATGCGCGCGCGCGCCGTCCTCCCGGCAGCCCGCGCGGCGCGACGCGACTGTGAGGGAGGCCGGGCTTAGCCCGCGCCGGAAGTGAGCGCCGGCTGCGCCGTCTCTATGGTGACGGGGCCGCCGAGCCGGAAGTGGGAGCCGGGGAGACAGAAGGAGCCCTGGGTGGGTATTGCGGGCGCcggtccccctccccccctttgcGGGCGCCCCAAGCCGTCGCACGGCTGGAGAGAGCGGGGCGCTCTAGCCCCCGACGATCTTCCTCGCTGGTCGGGGCAGAGGGGGCGGGAGCGCCGCGCCGGCctgggaggcggcggcggcggcggcggcgggaggtgAGTCGGAGCCCCCTCCCCTTTGGGGGACCCCGGCCGGCCGCAGCGCCCATCGTCTCGTCCGGCGCGCCTGGAGggctccaggttggggaaggagcTGGGGCAGACCCGGCGGGGAAGGGGCCCCGGGGGTGGGAGCAGGCTGTGCGCGTGCGCGGGAGCGGCCCCGCGGCATCCCGGCCGcccaggagggaggagagaggccGGGCCCCGGGCTGGGCACCCCCAGACTCCTGGGGGAGGCCACGGAGCTACCCGTGGCCCCCCGAAAAGGCGCTGCCCGGACCCCTGGACGTCTCGCGGCGGGAGCAGCCCCCGAAAGGCCCTCCGGCCGGCCTTCCCGGAGGCGTCAGCCTGCGGCGGGCACGGTGCCCCCGTCCAGCTGGGGAAGGAAGACGGACGCGAAGGCAGGACTGATTCCAGAGGCGTCAATCGGCTGTCCCTGCAAAGGAGCGGATCCCCTGCTTTCGGTCCTCGCCGCTTTGCTGGGACTGGTCGCCTGCCGGATCTCACGGAGAGCAACGGGGGTGACCGAGCCCCGTGCCTCGGGGCGGAACGGCTTAGGAGCCTTCTGCGGCATCCTAGTTGGGCACACGCTCGACCCAGCTGCAGACGGGCGATGGACGGAAAGCCAAAGGGATGCTGGGCGTCCAGAGCCAAGTGCCTGGGGCCGCCTCGCCTGTCCAGTTTGGCATCCTCTGCACCTTGTGGCCGAGAGGTGTTGGATGCTCAGAGAGTGGCTTTCCCCAGTGCCGGGGCTGAACGGGAGATTTTCTGCAAGGAGCGTGCAGAACTGCGTCGCTGAACTGCAGCTCTCCTGCCTTTGGTTGCATTTAGCACTATGACTCTGAGGCAGGTGACCCTAAACTGCAGGTGAAGAAGAGTCGTATTCTCTGCTCGTAAGGTTTTGGGAGAGACGACAGATTGCTGTTGGCGATGGAAAGTGGTTCGTCGTGTTTAAATGGGACAGAGGCAGATCGTTCTAAGACTGGGAATGCCCTCTCTGTAAATTTTCCAATACC
Encoded here:
- the CASP9 gene encoding caspase-9 isoform X1; amino-acid sequence: MEEEDRRRLLRARVRLVRELRVEPLWAPLLRRAVFTREMLEEIQAAGARRDQARQLVTDLQTRGRRALPDFVLCLRETGQGDLAALLSDGSGRPGPPEVRPPPPPDPRPSDVRRRPAGRPPPAPASRPRSVEENPKRDSEMVYLLNSEPCGYCLIINNVNFDEETDLKCRLGSNLDCRRLEKRFRALHFEVLTKEDLTAEEMARELQSLARCDHNALDCCVVVVLSHGCESFHNQFPGAIFGTDGQRLAVQRVVSYFNGSHCPSLRGKPKLFFIQACGGEEKDQGFQVDAETSEDHPEQEIVESDATPFQGPGGDCDEPDATASLPTDSDILVCYPTFPGCVSWRDKHSGSWFIEALDQILDQYAHLEDLPSILTKVGNVVSAKVAGSYKQMPGYFNFLRKKFFFRV